Proteins encoded within one genomic window of Polaribacter sp. NJDZ03:
- a CDS encoding lipoate--protein ligase, whose translation MIFIDNEGGTDPKLNLALEEYALRNFDASTDYLLFYINAPSIIIGRNQNTIEEINQEYIDKNDIKVVRRISGGGAVYHDLGNLNFSFITNHDGKSISNFKKFTEPVIRVLNELGVHAELKGRNDILVDEKKISGTAQFSTGKRMISHGTLLFDTDMSEVGKALQVKMSKIQSKGHKSVRSRVANISEFLKEPITMDHFKKQLLTGLYEAKEDFEIHKLTEAEWKAVKELKATKYDLWDWNFGNSPKFNIQRNKRFPIGEIDVRIFVEKGHISDFKIFGDFFGRQPIANLEKLLIGVPYNKNEITNKLRHITIADYFGKLENSDFTALVYGND comes from the coding sequence ATGATTTTTATTGATAATGAGGGGGGTACAGATCCTAAATTAAACTTAGCATTAGAAGAATATGCGTTAAGAAATTTTGATGCTTCTACAGATTATTTATTATTTTATATTAATGCGCCATCTATAATTATTGGTCGTAATCAAAATACGATAGAAGAAATTAACCAAGAATATATCGATAAAAATGATATAAAAGTAGTTCGACGTATTTCTGGCGGAGGAGCCGTTTATCACGATTTAGGAAATTTAAACTTCAGTTTTATTACCAATCATGACGGAAAAAGTATTAGTAATTTTAAAAAGTTTACAGAACCTGTAATTCGTGTTTTAAATGAATTGGGCGTACATGCCGAGTTAAAAGGTAGAAATGATATTCTAGTTGATGAAAAGAAAATTTCTGGAACAGCTCAATTTTCTACAGGAAAAAGAATGATTAGTCATGGAACTTTATTGTTTGATACAGATATGAGCGAAGTAGGGAAAGCACTTCAAGTAAAAATGAGTAAAATTCAATCTAAAGGACATAAATCGGTTAGAAGTCGTGTAGCAAATATTAGTGAATTTTTAAAAGAACCTATCACCATGGATCATTTTAAAAAGCAATTACTAACAGGTTTGTATGAAGCTAAAGAAGATTTTGAAATTCATAAATTAACCGAAGCAGAGTGGAAAGCTGTAAAAGAATTAAAAGCAACAAAATATGATTTGTGGGATTGGAATTTTGGAAACTCACCTAAGTTTAATATCCAACGTAATAAGCGTTTTCCAATCGGAGAAATAGATGTGCGTATTTTTGTTGAAAAAGGACATATTTCTGACTTTAAAATTTTTGGAGATTTCTTTGGCAGACAACCCATTGCTAATCTTGAAAAGTTATTAATTGGTGTTCCTTATAATAAAAATGAAATCACTAATAAGTTACGCCATATTACAATTGCAGATTATTTTGGAAAATTAGAAAACTCAGACTTTACAGCTCTTGTCTACGGCAATGATTAA
- a CDS encoding OsmC family protein, with translation MEELKTAEVVLRNKNYLAEAKTRNHFLTMDQSVAAGGDDSGATPVEYLLTAIGGCVSMTLRTYAELRGWDIGEITVNVTQHQDENGTYLTEEIAFEKEITAEQRKKLMVFAGKCPVAKMVKGETRIVSSIL, from the coding sequence ATGGAAGAGCTTAAAACAGCAGAAGTAGTTTTAAGAAACAAAAACTATTTAGCAGAAGCAAAAACAAGAAATCACTTTTTAACAATGGATCAATCTGTTGCAGCTGGAGGAGATGATAGTGGAGCAACTCCAGTAGAATATTTATTAACGGCAATTGGCGGTTGTGTTTCTATGACGTTAAGAACCTATGCAGAGTTAAGAGGTTGGGATATTGGAGAAATTACAGTAAATGTTACCCAGCATCAAGACGAAAACGGAACGTATTTAACAGAAGAAATAGCTTTCGAAAAAGAAATAACAGCAGAACAAAGAAAAAAACTGATGGTCTTTGCAGGGAAATGCCCCGTTGCAAAAATGGTAAAAGGAGAAACCAGAATAGTTAGCAGTATTTTGTAA
- a CDS encoding DoxX family protein encodes MKTTKIIYYISTALLTVIMLFSAGMYIFNHEAVVGMFTNFGYPTYIIYPYAIAKLLGLVALWFLSNKTIKEWAYAGFFFAFIFAFFAHVMIGDGEQGASIAAMIFLITSYVTHKKITNGRA; translated from the coding sequence ATGAAGACTACTAAAATTATATACTATATTTCTACGGCATTATTAACTGTAATCATGCTTTTTTCTGCAGGCATGTATATTTTCAATCATGAAGCAGTAGTAGGTATGTTTACTAATTTTGGTTACCCTACATACATCATTTATCCGTATGCAATAGCAAAATTATTAGGTTTGGTCGCATTATGGTTTTTATCAAATAAAACAATAAAAGAGTGGGCGTATGCAGGTTTTTTCTTCGCATTTATTTTTGCTTTTTTTGCTCATGTAATGATTGGAGACGGAGAACAAGGAGCATCTATTGCAGCAATGATCTTTTTAATTACTTCTTATGTTACTCACAAAAAAATAACAAATGGAAGAGCTTAA